One window of the Cryptomeria japonica chromosome 7, Sugi_1.0, whole genome shotgun sequence genome contains the following:
- the LOC131074275 gene encoding RING-H2 finger protein ATL2: MSEKNKSDDGGQSLIHLQGWHTFIIMVGGASLCFLMSILIIFYYVYLRFYSNTQRQSRSRSSGIPWAEQHYFFTPATEGLCKQALDALPVFVYNPENFKDGLRCAVCLCEFEEEETGRLLPNCNHSFHLECIDMWFSSHSTCPICRAAVEKESGEVMQSPPVSTVQFGISVTAAAAAAEEEEEEENLNGAGDPEKGNVNQHGTDEESNIVTEIGINIHDIPSNGK, translated from the coding sequence ATGTCAGAGAAAAACAAAAGCGATGATGGGGGGCAGAGCCTAATTCATTTGCAAGGATGGCACACTTTTATCATAATGGTGGGTGGGGCGTCTCTCTGTTTTCTTATGTCAATTCTAATCATTTTTTACTATGTTTACTTGCGCTTCTACTCCAACACCCAACGGCAAAGTCGTAGCCGGAGCTCCGGGATCCCGTGGGCCGAACAACACTACTTTTTCACGCCGGCAACAGAAGGCCTGTGCAAACAGGCGTTAGACGCTCTGCCGGTTTTTGTCTACAACCCGGAAAATTTCAAAGACGGTTTACGCTGTGCCGTTTGCTTGTGTGAATTTGAGGAGGAGGAGACGGGCAGGCTGCTGCCCAACTGTAACCACAGTTTTCATTTGGAGTGTATTGATATGTGGTTTTCTTCTCATTCCACCTGCCCTATTTGCAGAGCCGCCGTTGAAAAGGAATCGGGGGAGGTCATGCAGTCTCCTCCTGTTAGTACTGTACAATTTGGTATCTCTGtaacagcagcagcagcagcagcagaggaagaagaagaagaagaaaatctaaATGGTGCAGGAGACCCAGAAAAAGGAAACGTAAACCAGCACGGCACTGATGAGGAGAGTAATATTGTAACGGAAATAGGAATTAATATTCATGATATTCCATCTAACGGAAAGTAG
- the LOC131074251 gene encoding RING-H2 finger protein ATL2 encodes MFIPGGKYQDINAYFGPPDDEQDFDSPNDGGSGDNEWNDYLLMAGVLFLCMLISIFVILYYVYFRMDSHAEHRRRRRRRHRISRARGFSLRGEDEHLCFPVTEGLCREVVDALPVFVYKPENFKDGLSCAVCLSEFEENDKARLLPNCNHSFHVDCVNMWFYSHSTCPLCRANVEKQPDESVQTGNRAAEISVMEEEVGIDQKAVESTRSGEEQVECINGESNSVSVDIPPREK; translated from the coding sequence ATGTTTATCCCTGGCGGCAAGTATCAAGATATTAATGCTTACTTTGGCCCTCCAGATGATGAACaagattttgattctccaaacgATGGGGGGAGTGGAGATAATGAATGGAACGATTATCTTTTAATGGCGGGAGTACTGTTTCTATGTATGCTTATTTCCATCTTTGTTATTTTGTATTACGTCTACTTCCGAATGGATTCCCATGCAGAGCACCGGCGGCGGCGGCGGCGGAGGCACCGAATTTCGAGAGCTCGTGGGTTTTCTTTGAGAGGAGAAGATGAACACTTGTGTTTTCCGGTGACAGAAGGTTTATGCAGGGAAGTCGTAGATGCCCTCCCGGTTTTTGTCTACAAGCCGGAAAATTTCAAAGACGGATTAAGTTGCGCTGTTTGTCTGAGTGAGTTCGAGGAGAACGACAAGGCCAGATTACTGCCCAACTGTAACCACAGCTTTCATGTCGACTGCGTTAATATGTGGTTTTATTCCCATTCCACTTGTCCTCTTTGCAGAGCCAACGTTGAGAAGCAGCCTGATGAGTCTGTGCAAACTGGTAATAGAGCAGCAGAGATTTCAGTCATGGAAGAAGAAGTGGGAATAGATCAAAAGGCAGTAGAAAGCACAAGGAGTGGAGAAGAACAAGTGGAATGCATTAATGGCGAGAGTAACAGTGTTAGTGTTGATATCCCACCTAGGGAAAAGTAG